One segment of Pleuronectes platessa chromosome 21, fPlePla1.1, whole genome shotgun sequence DNA contains the following:
- the LOC128427301 gene encoding CSC1-like protein 1: MVTDNERVMEVEQANGNTSSGSTQAEQTRNTLLIRSVPTAATEEEIKDHFTEVYPTCEVTAVTLGLDVTKLSNLDEERIEAEENLLQKMREQLEKEPPPPLGLAFVTFKTNAMATLVRKDINALKCNKSIFCGGRRPKSSSKSEGLKVKKWRAEIASLARSIHWKNLPVKGFKWMGRFLLVNLAVLAGVTLLTTPAMMVNPFHLFTGTASITDILSPIVRQFGPSLLLWNFSTLLSAIVHCSTHFESHWSRSSEQLSTMRKLYFFLILLVLILPSLGLTSLPGLFQWLFQRLFHGVGTLKFECLFMPDQGVFAVNYVIIAAFMGSMMDLLLFSQLLRYIIRLVFPRSAAVGKYLKQNQANKFEYGPMYSWTLFTFTVVMANSLICPIIAPFGLLWMLLRYFVNKYNLYFVYRPDPIDIRVHMEAIDMLIAAPITCLLWLYLTFLLTAGFWSAIALSPMLLALITFLACNAHKLFGCFKYIRPKKFKVSEEAAEKDTEVYLPRVLTMMRETIRTGPVAESMSTDSVVVMRQETCEAADNGPVAESCTDPVKKEHMGGPICPDGLLWPHLQSALNQVQKP, translated from the exons ATGGTCACAGACAACGAACG GGTCATGGAGGTAGAACAAGCAAATGGAAACACTTCATCTGGGTCTACTCAGGCTGAACAG ACTAGAAACACCTTGTTGATTCGTTCGGTTCCTACAGcagcaacagaagaagaaataaaggaCCATTTCAC AGAGGTGTACCCGACCTGCGAAGTTACCGCTGTCACCCTGGGCCTCGATGTGACCAAGCTCTCGAATCTTGATGAGGAAAG GATTGAAGCAGAAGAAAACCTGTTACAAAAGATgagggagcagctggaaaaggaaccaccaccccccctGGGGTTGGCCTTTGTGACTTTTAAGACCAATGCCATGGCCACATT AGTTCGAAAAGACATCAACGCTCTCAAGTGTAATAAATCAATCTTCTGCGGTGGAAGGAGGCCCAAGTCTTCATCCAAAAGCGAAGGTCTGAAAGTGAAGAAGTGGAGGGCCGAAATCGCATCTTTGGCTAGATCCATCCACTG GAAGAATCTGCCAGTGAAGGGTTTCAAATGGATGGGGCGATTTCTTCTAGTCAACTTGGCGGTCTTGGCCGGGGTCACCTTACTCACAACTCCTGCCATGATGGTGAACCCCTTTCACTTGTTCACTGGGACAGCATCCATCACTGATATCCTG AGCCCCATTGTCAGGCAGTTTGGCCCAAGTCTACTGCTGTGGAATTTTTCTACATTGCTTTCTGCCATAGTTCACTGTTCTACACATTTTGAATCACACTGGAGCAG GTCCAGTGAGCAGCTGAGCACGATGCGGAAACTCTACTTTTTCCTGATCCTCCTGGTGCTCATCCTCCCCTCACTAGGACTCACCAG TCTCCCAGGCTTATTCCAATGGCTGTTTCAACGCTTGTTCCATGGCGTAGGGACACTGAAGTTTGA GTGTTTGTTTATGCCTGACCAAGGAGTGTTTGCTGTCAACTATGTGATCATCGCAGCTTTCATGGGCTCTATGATGGAtttgctgctgttttctcagTTACTGCGTTATATCATACGTTTGGTATTCCCACGCTCTGCAGCTGTAGgaaaatatctcaaacag AACCAGGCCAACAAATTTGAATATGGACCCATGTATAGCTGGACCCTCTTCACATTCACCGTTGTTATGGCTAACAGCCTCATTTGTCCCATCATTGCGCCTTTTG GTCTACTGTGGATGCTGTTGAGGTATTTTGTGAACAAATACAACCTGTACTTTGTCTACCGTCCCGACCCCATTGATATCCGAGTCCACATGGAAGCTATCGATATGTTAATAGCGGCGCCCATCACCTGCCTATTGTGGCTTtacctcaccttcctcctcacaGCAG GTTTCTGGAGCGCCATAGCTTTGTCCCCCATGTTGTTAGCGTTGATCACTTTCCTCGCCTGCAATGCACACAAGTTATTTGGCTGTTTCAAATACATCAGGCCAAAGAAATTTAAG GTGTCAGAAGAGGCAGCTGAGAAAGACACCGAG GTCTACCTTCCCAGAGTGCTTACCATGATGCGGGAGACCATCCGAACCGGTCCAGTGGCGGAAAGCATGTCAACTGATTCAGTGGTGGTCATGAGGCAGGAGACATGTGAAGCTGCAGACAACGGTCCAGTGGCAGAGTCCTGCACGG ACCCAGTGAAGAAGGAGCACATGGGTGGCCCCATCTGCCCAGACGGGTTGCTTTGGCCCCACCTCCAGTCCGCCCTGAACCAGGTGCAGAAGCCATAA
- the LOC128427072 gene encoding urotensin-2 receptor, which yields MNNKSLNASQPRVGGGSGTVDHELAITSTFGTLLSFVYIIGVSGNVYTLVVMCHSIRFATSMYISIINLALADLLYLSTIPFVVSTYFLKDWYFGDVGCRILLSLDLLTMHASIFTLTVMCTERYLAVIKPLDTVRRSKSYRKALAWGVWLLSLVLTVPMMVMVTETTKNTPDGGMKRMCAPTWAPLAYKVYVTVLFGTSIMAPGLIIGYLYVKLARTYLESQRNSVISRGSKRSPKQKVLIMIFTIVMVFWACFLPFWIWQLLPLYHTKPLSLASQTHTCINYLVASLTYSNSCINPFLYTLLTKNYREYLKNRHRSFYRYTSSFKQRPPSLYSWGKSASSSNQFELHSETLAMGTLK from the coding sequence ATGAATAACAAGTCCCTCAACGCGAGTCAGCCGCGGGTCGGTGGCGGCTCCGGGACGGTGGATCATGAACTCGCCATCACCTCCACTTTCGGGACGCTTCTCTCCTTCGTCTATATAATCGGAGTGTCGGGGAACGTGTACACGCTGGTGGTGATGTGCCACTCGATCCGCTTCGCCACTTCCATGTACATCTCCATCATCAACCTGGCCCTGGCGGACCTGCTCTACCTCTCCACCATCCCCTTCGTGGTGTCCACGTACTTCCTCAAGGACTGGTACTTCGGGGACGTGGGCTGCCGCATCCTGCTCAGCCTGGACCTACTCACCATGCACGCCAGCATCTTCACGCTCACCGTCATGTGCACGGAGCGCTACCTGGCCGTGATCAAGCCGCTGGACACGGTGAGGCGCTCCAAGAGTTACCGCAAGGCTCTGGCGTGGGGCGTGTGGCTGCTCTCTCTGGTGCTCACCGTGCCCATGATGGTCATGGTGACAGAGACCACCAAGAACACGCCGGACGGGGGCATGAAGAGGATGTGCGCGCCGACCTGGGCGCCCCTGGCGTACAAGGTGTATGTGACAGTCCTGTTTGGCACCAGCATCATGGCACCGGGGCTCATCATCGGTTACCTGTACGTCAAGTTGGCGCGCACTTACTTGGAGTCCCAGCGCAACTCTGTGATCAGCAGGGGCAGCAAGCGCTCGCCCAAACAGAAGGTGCTGATCATGATCTTCACCATCGTGATGGTGTTCTGGGCATGTTTCCTGCCCTTCTGGATCTGGCAGCTGCTGCCTCTGTACCACACCAAGCCGCTGAGCCTGGCCTCGCAGACCCACACCTGCATCAACTACCTGGTGGCGAGCCTCACATACTCCAACAGCTGCATCAACCCGTTCCTCTACACGTTGCTCACCAAGAACTACAGGGAGTACCTGAAGAACCGGCACCGGAGCTTTTACAGGTACACGTCCTCCTTCAAGCAGCGGCCGCCCAGCCTCTACTCGTGGGGGAAGTCTGCGTCCTCCAGCAACCAGTTTGAGTTACACTCCGAGACGCTGGCCATGGGGACATTGAAGTGA